In Pseudoalteromonas sp. MM1, a single window of DNA contains:
- a CDS encoding response regulator: protein MNSSYLKSINEFNDTQIDEVKQEITETLTLMKQFYDVSIIKYVDFNALYTHQIISCDDPYKADSELNSLAQTCTQEKLYIIEDTLFDPLTKGRCQQVRFFSQYPIYNLDNSLIGVLIIADISPKTLIGSQKEQFVSFAQLLQTQLNKHFTSPQAIKPSETKSLNRFVHLFSLAPVAFLIALVICSFSALLLYTLDKKDKKSAYAIQTQQLRQTLFDALERFDNQALYITQKDKIVAGFLKSQQSYTQQQLSDLVKTQVSSSLTYKGFVVFDSNYKQLAIWSKNNFDLAAYGFTNWLNAFSMRANKQSVEVFTVADTAFLISEINMGNSAIYTLTAFDLSKFLNAIIGKLNTQNYNLFISTPQFILGSRGELNVKTIPNSISAASSRFPATWRLHVQPIKPITPVNVSKFDLFKLALISLAIFAFVYYFLRLPRRLHDEIKQKNTLILNRESLFSSSLDALPHGFAIFNSNEFPVITNQAFNELFSHVIQNNKQLSYSQIISISQQNNIITHYKEHNKLANEHSQLIDIGFNDGRWITVVQRHTDFGGFVCYFRDETQAHQKELLLAQVVEKSKQANQFKDKFVARLAMQLKAPLSSLQSIVELNYKNSKANFSNELENACTQLNCVVQQLININKTDTGKLKLKMSAINLADLLKNTADILNKESDDKNIIINNNVPIDKGISSDEKLIMQLIIQLASELIESTHQGKLSLNSELINEQGKHYLSLDFSINNLANQGSFYSQLQMVCKQQSFESDINFDATLELRFFISIFKMLGGKNITVHERGKTTSINLSLLVNTVELQHVSANKQKNITVTTMHTEFKNTKSLLLVDDEPLVEMVIKAMLKDENVAIDYASNAIEAMLMVSQNNYDIILMDIVMPELSGTDAMLKIKKHNADKQTKIIAHTSDSDTNSNAKYVELGFDDMLEKPVKQQVLINKIKYLLN, encoded by the coding sequence ATGAACAGTTCATATTTAAAAAGTATAAATGAATTTAACGACACACAAATTGATGAAGTAAAACAAGAAATAACAGAAACGCTGACGCTAATGAAGCAGTTTTATGATGTTTCTATTATCAAATACGTTGATTTTAATGCCTTGTATACGCACCAAATTATTAGCTGCGATGACCCATACAAAGCCGACAGTGAATTAAATAGCTTGGCACAAACGTGCACACAAGAAAAACTCTACATAATTGAAGACACTCTATTTGACCCACTAACAAAAGGGCGCTGCCAACAGGTACGTTTTTTCTCTCAATATCCCATTTATAATTTAGATAACAGCTTAATTGGCGTACTGATCATTGCCGATATTTCACCCAAAACACTTATTGGCTCTCAAAAAGAACAATTTGTATCTTTTGCGCAACTACTGCAAACCCAGCTTAATAAGCATTTTACCTCACCCCAAGCAATTAAACCGAGTGAGACAAAATCACTTAATCGATTTGTTCATTTATTTAGCTTAGCGCCGGTGGCGTTTTTAATTGCGCTGGTTATTTGCTCGTTCTCGGCTTTGCTTTTATATACGTTAGATAAAAAAGACAAAAAAAGTGCCTATGCCATACAAACTCAGCAGTTAAGGCAAACGCTATTTGATGCATTAGAGCGCTTTGATAACCAAGCACTTTACATAACTCAAAAAGATAAAATTGTCGCAGGTTTTTTAAAAAGCCAGCAAAGTTATACTCAGCAACAATTAAGTGATTTAGTAAAAACGCAGGTATCAAGTAGTTTAACGTATAAAGGTTTTGTTGTATTTGATAGTAACTATAAACAACTTGCCATTTGGTCTAAAAATAACTTTGATTTAGCAGCTTATGGCTTTACTAATTGGCTAAATGCATTTTCAATGCGAGCAAATAAACAATCAGTAGAGGTATTTACTGTAGCCGATACCGCATTTTTAATTTCAGAAATTAACATGGGCAATAGCGCTATTTATACACTCACAGCCTTTGATTTAAGTAAGTTTTTAAATGCCATAATTGGTAAGCTAAATACGCAAAATTATAATTTATTTATATCAACCCCTCAGTTTATATTAGGTAGTAGGGGGGAGCTAAATGTTAAAACGATCCCTAACAGCATAAGCGCAGCAAGTAGTCGTTTTCCTGCTACGTGGCGCTTGCATGTGCAACCCATCAAACCGATAACGCCTGTTAATGTATCTAAGTTCGACTTATTTAAACTGGCATTAATTAGCTTAGCTATATTTGCATTTGTTTATTATTTTTTACGTTTACCAAGGCGCTTACATGACGAAATTAAACAAAAAAATACCCTTATACTTAATAGGGAATCGTTGTTTTCAAGCTCGCTTGATGCGCTACCGCATGGCTTTGCCATTTTTAATAGTAACGAATTTCCGGTAATAACTAACCAGGCGTTTAACGAATTGTTTTCTCATGTTATTCAAAACAATAAACAATTAAGTTACAGCCAAATAATTAGTATTTCTCAACAAAACAATATTATTACCCATTATAAAGAGCATAATAAATTAGCTAATGAACATAGCCAATTAATAGATATTGGCTTTAACGATGGCCGTTGGATCACCGTTGTGCAAAGGCATACCGACTTTGGTGGATTTGTTTGTTACTTTAGAGATGAGACACAAGCACATCAAAAAGAGTTATTACTTGCCCAAGTTGTAGAAAAATCTAAGCAAGCTAACCAGTTTAAAGATAAATTTGTAGCACGCTTAGCAATGCAATTAAAAGCGCCACTTAGTTCGCTGCAATCTATAGTAGAGCTTAACTATAAAAACAGTAAAGCCAATTTTAGCAATGAATTAGAAAATGCATGCACACAGTTAAACTGTGTAGTGCAGCAGTTAATTAATATAAATAAAACCGATACCGGTAAATTAAAGCTTAAAATGAGCGCTATTAATTTAGCTGACTTACTTAAAAATACGGCCGATATTCTTAATAAAGAGTCTGATGATAAAAATATAATTATTAATAACAATGTGCCCATAGATAAAGGCATAAGCAGTGATGAAAAACTGATAATGCAATTAATTATTCAGCTTGCTAGTGAGCTTATAGAAAGCACCCACCAAGGTAAATTGTCGTTAAATTCTGAGCTGATTAACGAGCAAGGTAAACATTATTTGTCGCTGGATTTTTCTATAAATAACTTAGCAAATCAGGGAAGCTTTTATAGTCAGTTACAAATGGTATGTAAACAACAGTCTTTTGAAAGTGATATTAATTTTGATGCGACATTAGAGCTGCGGTTTTTTATCTCAATTTTTAAAATGCTCGGCGGAAAAAACATAACTGTGCACGAGCGTGGTAAAACAACATCGATTAATTTATCGTTACTAGTTAACACCGTAGAATTACAACATGTAAGTGCAAACAAGCAAAAAAACATTACTGTAACTACAATGCATACAGAATTTAAGAACACCAAATCGTTGTTATTAGTTGATGACGAACCGCTTGTAGAAATGGTTATTAAAGCCATGCTGAAAGATGAAAACGTAGCAATAGATTATGCAAGCAATGCAATAGAAGCTATGTTGATGGTATCGCAAAATAATTACGATATTATTTTAATGGATATTGTTATGCCAGAACTCTCGGGTACTGACGCGATGCTTAAAATAAAAAAACATAACGCAGACAAGCAAACAAAAATTATTGCCCACACTTCAGATTCTGACACAAATAGTAATGCTAAGTATGTTGAGCTTGGGTTTGACGACATGCTTGAAAAACCAGTAAAGCAGCAAGTATTAATTAATAAAATTAAGTATTTACTAAACTAG